The proteins below come from a single Xiphophorus couchianus chromosome 20, X_couchianus-1.0, whole genome shotgun sequence genomic window:
- the dnai1.2 gene encoding dynein intermediate chain 1, axonemal: MATRRGSSVHKLPGQKLSRAVLKDDDDTWDATDGLDDSFYSKSNADHHHHHHHHHHHHHHLDLSEAELKEEITRVLNANNPHAPKNLVRYSFKEHFYKPVTAVDHLAVHFALDGNLLHKDSEEARRLSLFQLPTGLVPMESKVESSEAHAETPTTPVEDGGDSEETGDEDKPRRASSKRRKREAKITNQFNFSERAGQTRNNPSRERSCQTEPPPRVTFSGSVNQWEIYDAYFQKMQKQDTIEKRKKSTVEKKDDFDVKKKMMMANEELAKVGEVAMIIERMVIQNTMDDIAQDFKYFEDASDEFRDQEGTLLPLWTFQYEKARHLSVTALCWNNKYQDLFAVGLGSYDFGKQEGGMLLFFSLKNSAFPEHIYSTASGILCLDIHPQLSYLVAVGFYDGCVAVYNLKEKQEDPVYKSTASTGKHTDPVWQVRWQNDDMDSNHMFCSVSSDGRVVTWTLVKNELMSSDIIRLSVKGAPSDGSDGSQLPVISHGTSLDFHKQIDYLFLVGTEEGKIYKCSKTYSSQFLETYDAHRMPVDTVKWNHFHPKIFISCSSDWNVKIWDHTVNTPMFTFDLNSPVGDVCWAPYSSTIFAAVTIDRKVHVFDLSINKFEGICHQIVVAKRTRLTHIEFNPIHPIIIVGDDRGTVTSLKLSPNLRKKPKSKKGQELPKGSEAELLKMDRLLSLLREPELD, encoded by the exons ATGGCTACTAGAAGG GGCTCCAGTGTTCACAAATTGCCCGGCCAGAAGTTATCCAGAGCTGTATTAAAG GATGACGATGACACATGGGATGCGACTGATGGCTTGGACGACTCTTTCTATTCCAAATCCAATGCggatcatcatcaccatcatcaccaccatcatcatcatcatcatcatctggacCTCTCAGAGGCT gaGCTGAAAGAGGAAATTACAAGAGTTCTAAATGCAAACAACCCACATGCTCCCAAAAATCTTGTTCGCTACAGCTTCAAG GAACATTTCTATAAGCCAGTGACTGCTGTGGATCACTTGGCTGTCCACTTTGCTTTGGATGGGAACCTATTGCATAAAGACTCTGAGGAAGCTCGAAGACTTAGCCTCTTTCAGCTTCCTACAG GGCTTGTACCAATGGAGAGTAAAGTAGAATCATCTGAGGCGCACGCTGAAACCCcg ACTACACCTGTGGAGGATGGAGGCGACAGTGAAGAAACTGGAGATGAGGACAAACCACGTCGTGCTTCCTCAAAACGTCGCAAGAGGGAGGCAAAAATTACAAATCAATTCAACTTCAGTGAAAGAGCAGGACAGACTCGCAATAATCCTTCAAGG GAAAGAAGCTGCCAGACTGAACCTCCTCCCCGCGTCACCTTTTCTGGCTCTGTTAATCAG TGGGAGATCTACGATGCATACTTTCAGAAAATGCAGAAGCAAGACACAattgaaaagagaaagaaatccacagtagagaaaaaagatgatttTGATGTCAAGAAAAAGATGATGATGGcg AATGAGGAGCTCGCTAAAGTGGGCGAGGTAGCCATGATCATTGAACGAATGGTCATCCAAAATACAATGGATGACATAGCACAAG ATTTTAAGTACTTTGAGGATGCCTCAGATGAGTTCAGAGACCAGGAGGGAACTCTTCTGCCTTTGTGGACGTTTCAGTATGAAAAAGCCAGACATTTGTCTGTcactgccctctgctg GAATAACAAATATCAGGACCTGTTTGCTGTGGGATTAGGATCAT ATGACTTTGGTAAACAGGAGGGCGGCATGCTGCTCTTCTTCTCATTGAAGAACTCGGCTTTTCCGGAGCACATCTACTCCACAGCCTCTGGGATCCTCTGCCTGGACATTCATCCACAACTCTCGTATTTGGTGGCAGTGGGTTTCTACGATGGCTGTGTGGCTGTTTACAACTTGAAGGAGAAACAAGAAGACCCTGTTTACAAGAGTACCGCAAGCACCGGAAAGCACACAGATCCTGTCTGGCAG GTGCGCTGGCAAAACGATGATATGGACAGCAACCATATGTTTTGTTCAGTGTCATCTGATGGCAGAGTTGTGACCTGGACACTTGTCAAG AATGAGCTCATGTCATCGGACATCATCAGACTGTCTGTGAAAGGTGCTCCATCTGATGGGTCAGATGGTTCACAGCTGCCTGTCATCT CTCATGGTACATCACTCGACTTCCACAAACAGATTGATTATCTGTTCTTAGTTGGCACAGAAGAGGGGAAAATATATAAG TGCTCCAAGACTTACTCCAGTCAGTTCCTGGAGACATATGATGCCCATCGTATGCCAGTGGATACTGTTAAGTGGAACCACTTCCATcccaaaatttttatttcttgcagtTCAGACTGGAATGTCAAAATCTGGGACCACACCGTCAA CACTCCAATGTTCACCTTCGACCTTAACTCACCCGTTGGAGATGTTTGCTGGGCTCCTTACTCCTCCACTATATTTGCTGCTGTGACAATAGACAGAAAG GTTCACGTCTTTGACCTGAGTATCAACAAATTCGAAGGGATCTGCCATCAGATAGTGGTTGCCAAAAGGACCAGGCTGACTCACATTGAATTTAATCCCATTCATCCTATCATCATTGTGGGGGATGACCGGGGGACTGTGACCAGCCTCAAGCTCTCTCCAAACCTCCGCAAGAAGCCCAAG agCAAGAAGGGCCAGGAGCTGCCCAAGGGGTCAGAAGCAGAGTTGTTAAAGATGGACAGGCTGCTCAGCCTGCTGAGAGAACCAGAGCTGGACTGA